Proteins encoded by one window of Manduca sexta isolate Smith_Timp_Sample1 chromosome 12, JHU_Msex_v1.0, whole genome shotgun sequence:
- the LOC115452309 gene encoding uncharacterized protein LOC115452309 produces MCACCKWKEGCCVCAPQGSVQGGVQGGAQVPPGVPHSTAPPAGVGGVRRFSQYSRGRGYRDWRTRGDPTLINSLWRSRQPLGIRKQLGNAEVYIILALLIGFVTVVVGCWLSDNCWSPEPEDALAGG; encoded by the exons ATGTGTGCATGTTGTAAATGGAAGGAAG GGTGTTGTGTGTGCGCGCCGCAGGGCAGTGTGCAGGGCGGCGTGCAGGGAGGCGCGCAGGTGCCGCCCGGAGTGCCTCACTCGaccgcgccgcccgccggcgTCGGCGGGGTCCGAAG ATTCAGCCAATATTCCAGAGGGCGAGGATACCGCGACTGGCGCACGCGCGGCGATCCGACGCTCATCAACTCCCTCTGGCGCAGTCGGCAGCCGCTCGGCATACGAAAGCAACTCG GCAACGCGGAGGTATACATAATCCTAGCGCTGCTGATCGGGTTCGTGACGGTGGTAGTGGGGTGCTGGCTGTCGGACAACTGCTGGTCGCCGGAGCCGGAGGACGCGCTGGCGGGCGGGTGA